One Bosea sp. 685 DNA segment encodes these proteins:
- a CDS encoding ABC transporter permease yields MFQYTLRRLLVAIPTLLLISLVIFLLLGLAPGDPMAQLPLTIPPEVKEKMRQSLGLGDPLMLRYLLWLKQFFWIEPLHVLDTVFGLNLAGYSQRVISWQSRAPVADIIALRLPQTLWVVGLAYVVGIAIALPIGILSAYRQHSWFDQLGTFLSMIGFSVPTFFTGVVLIVIFSVELHWFPSLYDTTLKVTDWNSFLMQLRQMVLPVMVLALYNASQISRFMRASMLDNLRQDYVRTARANGLSERVVVLVHVLRNSMIPVVTVIAMGVPQIFGGAIITEQVFKVNGIGELLISSIQANDVPMVQTLTFIFAVLIVLFNLVADILYGVLDPRIRYD; encoded by the coding sequence ATGTTCCAATACACGCTGCGCCGACTGCTGGTGGCGATCCCGACGCTCCTGCTGATCAGCCTGGTCATCTTCCTGCTTCTTGGCCTCGCGCCCGGCGATCCGATGGCGCAGTTGCCACTTACGATTCCGCCCGAGGTGAAGGAGAAGATGCGCCAGTCGCTCGGCCTCGGCGATCCCTTGATGCTGCGCTACCTGCTGTGGCTCAAGCAGTTCTTCTGGATCGAGCCGCTGCATGTCCTCGACACGGTCTTCGGGCTGAACCTGGCAGGGTACAGCCAGCGCGTGATCTCGTGGCAGTCGCGCGCGCCCGTCGCCGATATCATCGCGCTGCGCCTGCCGCAGACGCTGTGGGTCGTGGGCCTGGCTTATGTTGTGGGGATCGCGATTGCGCTGCCGATCGGCATCCTCTCGGCCTATCGGCAACATAGCTGGTTCGACCAGCTCGGCACCTTCCTCTCGATGATCGGCTTCTCGGTGCCGACCTTCTTCACCGGGGTCGTGCTGATCGTGATCTTCTCGGTCGAGCTGCACTGGTTTCCCTCGCTCTACGATACGACGCTGAAGGTCACCGACTGGAACAGCTTCCTGATGCAATTGCGCCAGATGGTTCTGCCGGTGATGGTGCTGGCGCTCTACAATGCCAGCCAGATCAGCCGGTTCATGCGGGCCTCGATGCTCGACAACCTGCGGCAGGACTATGTCCGCACCGCCCGCGCCAACGGCCTGAGCGAAAGGGTCGTGGTGCTGGTCCATGTGCTCAGAAACTCGATGATCCCGGTCGTGACCGTCATCGCGATGGGCGTGCCGCAGATCTTCGGCGGCGCCATCATCACCGAGCAGGTCTTCAAGGTGAATGGCATCGGCGAGCTGCTGATCTCGTCGATCCAGGCGAATGACGTGCCGATGGTGCAAACCCTGACCTTCATCTTCGCGGTGCTGATCGTGCTGTTCAACCTGGTCGCAGATATCCTGTACGGCGTTCTGGATCCGAGGATCCGCTATGACTGA
- a CDS encoding ABC transporter ATP-binding protein — protein MFDTSHAPQASGLTAPSPLVSIAGLRVAFETDSGPVLGVRDVSFDIAPGECVCVVGESGSGKSVSALSLMRLVEFGGGRIAGGELRFRQADGCVIDLAQTDQATMRAIRGGQIGMVFQEPMTALNPVFTIGRQLVEVILTHRRIPAAAARARALDLLTQMQISEPERRLKQYPHELSGGMRQRVVIAMAMACEPRLLICDEPTTALDVTIQAEILALIDRLKRETGTAVLFITHDMAVVAQMADRVVVMYRGDKVEDGPVEAIFSDPQHPYTRALLAAVPRLGEMRGTTCPAPMRGIATGDAPRAAAAPAIATAAGTEAAPLLEVRHLCTRFPVQKGLLRRTIANVHAVEDVSFTIDRGQTLSLVGESGCGKSTCGRSILRLIQPLSGEVVLDGQDVLVQPAQGMHALRRKMQMIFQDPYASLDPRMRLFDQVAEPLLNYDRLSGQALQRRVAELFDRVRLPAGFIELYPHELSGGQRQRIAIARALALNPKLIIADEAVSALDVSVQAQVLNLLMELQADLGISCLFISHDMSVVERISHRVAVMYLGRIVEIGPRAAIFETPQHPYTRALLSAVPIADPTRRATRSVTGHPVLSSPIHPADHVPAPSRYTEVAPDHLVLDPTQ, from the coding sequence ATGTTCGATACGTCCCATGCTCCGCAAGCATCCGGCCTGACGGCGCCCAGCCCACTCGTTTCGATCGCGGGCCTGCGCGTCGCGTTCGAGACCGATTCCGGCCCCGTCCTCGGCGTGCGCGACGTCAGCTTCGACATCGCGCCTGGGGAATGCGTCTGCGTGGTCGGCGAATCCGGTTCGGGCAAGTCGGTCTCGGCGCTGTCGCTGATGCGGCTCGTCGAATTCGGCGGCGGCCGGATCGCTGGAGGGGAGTTGCGCTTTCGGCAGGCCGACGGGTGCGTGATCGACCTCGCCCAAACCGACCAGGCCACGATGCGTGCGATCCGTGGCGGCCAGATCGGCATGGTCTTCCAGGAGCCGATGACGGCGCTGAATCCCGTCTTCACGATCGGGCGCCAGCTGGTCGAGGTGATCCTGACGCATCGGCGCATCCCGGCAGCCGCTGCGCGCGCCCGCGCGCTCGACCTGCTGACGCAGATGCAGATCAGCGAACCCGAGCGCCGCCTGAAGCAATATCCGCATGAATTATCGGGCGGCATGCGCCAGCGCGTGGTGATCGCCATGGCGATGGCCTGCGAGCCACGCCTGCTGATCTGCGACGAGCCGACGACCGCGCTCGACGTGACGATCCAGGCCGAGATCCTCGCCTTGATCGACAGGTTGAAGCGCGAGACCGGAACGGCGGTGCTGTTCATCACCCATGATATGGCCGTGGTCGCGCAGATGGCCGACCGGGTCGTGGTGATGTATCGCGGCGACAAGGTCGAGGATGGTCCGGTCGAGGCGATCTTCTCCGACCCGCAACACCCTTATACGCGCGCGCTACTGGCCGCCGTGCCCAGGCTGGGCGAGATGCGCGGCACGACCTGCCCGGCACCGATGCGTGGCATCGCGACTGGCGACGCCCCCCGCGCGGCGGCCGCTCCCGCCATCGCGACCGCTGCGGGGACGGAAGCTGCGCCGCTTCTCGAGGTGCGCCACCTGTGCACCCGCTTCCCCGTCCAGAAGGGGCTGCTGCGCCGGACCATCGCCAATGTCCACGCGGTCGAGGATGTGAGCTTCACCATCGATCGCGGCCAGACGCTCAGCCTCGTCGGCGAGTCCGGCTGCGGCAAGTCGACCTGCGGCCGCTCGATCCTGCGGCTCATCCAACCCTTGTCGGGCGAGGTGGTGCTGGACGGGCAGGACGTTCTGGTCCAGCCGGCGCAGGGGATGCACGCGCTGCGCCGCAAGATGCAGATGATCTTCCAGGATCCCTATGCGAGCCTCGACCCGCGGATGCGCCTGTTCGACCAGGTGGCGGAGCCCCTGCTCAATTACGACCGGCTCTCGGGACAGGCCCTGCAGCGACGCGTGGCGGAGCTGTTCGACCGTGTGCGCCTGCCCGCCGGCTTCATCGAGCTTTACCCGCACGAGCTTTCGGGCGGCCAGCGTCAGCGCATCGCCATCGCCCGTGCGCTTGCGCTCAACCCGAAGCTGATCATCGCCGACGAGGCGGTATCGGCGCTGGATGTCTCGGTGCAGGCGCAGGTGCTGAACCTGCTCATGGAGCTGCAGGCGGATCTGGGAATTTCGTGCCTGTTCATCAGCCACGACATGTCCGTCGTCGAGCGGATCAGCCATCGCGTCGCGGTGATGTATCTCGGCCGGATCGTCGAGATCGGCCCGCGCGCCGCAATCTTCGAGACCCCGCAGCACCCCTATACAAGGGCGCTTCTGTCGGCGGTTCCGATCGCCGATCCGACGCGACGGGCGACGCGCAGCGTGACCGGCCACCCGGTCCTAAGTTCGCCCATCCATCCCGCCGATCACGTTCCCGCGCCGTCGCGATATACCGAAGTCGCGCCTGACCATCTGGTGCTCGACCCGACGCAATAG
- a CDS encoding nuclear transport factor 2 family protein, whose product MTKAIDAAADEAAIRAVLTDYFDGLYYGRMDQFARAFHPEARLFTVTAGKVTTIDYEPYMERCRGRAAPADSGAAQLAEVLELTVTSGDTAHARVRDAFPPRTYVNDLCLAKAGGRWAIVSKVYHAEN is encoded by the coding sequence ATGACCAAGGCGATCGACGCAGCGGCGGATGAGGCCGCGATCCGCGCGGTGCTCACGGACTATTTCGACGGGCTTTACTATGGGCGGATGGATCAGTTCGCCCGCGCCTTCCATCCCGAGGCGAGGCTCTTCACGGTGACGGCCGGCAAGGTGACGACCATCGACTATGAGCCCTACATGGAGCGTTGCCGCGGCCGGGCGGCGCCTGCCGATAGCGGGGCGGCGCAACTGGCCGAGGTGCTGGAACTGACGGTGACATCTGGCGATACCGCCCATGCGCGGGTACGCGATGCGTTCCCGCCGCGGACTTATGTCAACGACCTCTGTCTCGCCAAGGCGGGCGGACGCTGGGCGATCGTCTCGAAGGTCTATCACGCCGAAAACTGA
- a CDS encoding aspartate aminotransferase family protein, producing MKRLLSTGLNAGSDTVVEVVGGKGAWFELSDGRFVLDGSNTAGVLGHAHPDMVEAVRSAAGHPAVSEGWAYRDRELAAEELIDTAFADEKEWIGAVRFGLSGSEINDLALSLAQAVTGRAPIATRERSYHGLTGLSRDVTVQPHWHGGISRLTGGVLPTAPTTQVRVIAAPMGSLWGERVYDLAAESPDEIRAKLDGTAATIIDYSQGGIYHDGAYQDMVANSAKSAGSLWIADEVVTGAGRSGRWFAFQGGQTRPDIVTMGKALAGGASPIGAVILSKEMVERLGGGAWQAYSTFRGHPIAMAGVRTYLRVLERDKLLARAAELGGRIGQRLLRIAQKHPSVSRIDGRGMHWTIELHGPHWKDWRADTADVPLASRVSTKAFDLGVVIGTSGEETSLFLAPPLIVSDSDMDQILDALDEALLVADAEYERKAG from the coding sequence ATGAAGCGACTGCTCAGCACAGGGCTCAATGCAGGCTCGGACACCGTCGTCGAAGTGGTGGGAGGCAAGGGCGCCTGGTTCGAATTGTCGGACGGCCGCTTCGTGCTCGACGGGTCGAACACGGCAGGTGTGCTCGGCCATGCCCATCCCGATATGGTTGAAGCCGTCCGGAGCGCGGCGGGCCATCCCGCCGTCAGCGAGGGCTGGGCCTATCGCGACCGCGAGCTCGCGGCCGAGGAGCTGATCGACACCGCCTTCGCCGATGAGAAGGAGTGGATCGGTGCGGTGCGCTTCGGGCTCTCGGGCAGCGAGATCAACGATCTTGCCCTATCGCTGGCCCAGGCGGTGACGGGCCGCGCGCCGATCGCTACGCGCGAGCGCTCCTATCACGGGCTCACCGGCCTGTCCCGAGACGTGACGGTGCAGCCGCATTGGCATGGCGGGATTTCCCGTCTGACAGGTGGCGTCCTGCCGACCGCGCCGACGACCCAGGTCAGGGTCATCGCGGCGCCGATGGGCTCGCTCTGGGGGGAGCGCGTCTACGACCTGGCCGCTGAGAGCCCCGACGAAATCCGCGCCAAGCTCGACGGGACCGCTGCCACGATCATCGACTACAGCCAGGGCGGCATCTATCACGACGGCGCCTATCAGGACATGGTGGCCAATTCCGCAAAGTCCGCGGGCTCGCTGTGGATCGCCGACGAGGTGGTGACCGGGGCCGGCCGCTCCGGCCGCTGGTTTGCCTTCCAGGGAGGCCAGACCCGGCCGGACATCGTGACCATGGGCAAGGCGCTGGCCGGTGGAGCTTCGCCGATCGGTGCCGTCATCCTGTCGAAGGAGATGGTCGAGCGGCTGGGTGGCGGCGCCTGGCAGGCCTATTCGACCTTCCGCGGCCACCCCATCGCCATGGCGGGGGTGCGCACTTATCTGCGCGTACTCGAGCGTGACAAGCTGCTCGCCCGCGCCGCGGAACTCGGAGGCCGCATCGGCCAGCGCCTGCTGAGGATCGCGCAGAAGCACCCCTCCGTGTCGCGCATCGACGGTCGCGGCATGCACTGGACCATCGAGCTGCATGGCCCGCACTGGAAAGACTGGCGCGCCGATACGGCCGACGTCCCGCTGGCCTCGCGGGTCTCGACGAAGGCCTTCGATCTCGGGGTCGTCATTGGAACCTCGGGCGAAGAGACCTCGCTCTTCCTGGCTCCGCCGTTGATCGTTTCGGACAGTGATATGGACCAGATCCTCGATGCGCTGGACGAGGCCCTGCTGGTCGCCGATGCCGAATACGAACGCAAAGCGGGCTGA
- a CDS encoding enoyl-CoA hydratase/isomerase family protein: MSDYLRLAEENGVLLVTLDDPSGRANRTTAQFKDAFGALLDRIGATHAMPRGLILLSAKASFGTGGDIAEMMGEAGRGGDDSFADSQRLKALFRRVEKLGCPVVALIEGTAAGGGWELALACHARFSLPGDAIRLGLPEVALGLVPGGGGLQRLPHWLGARAAGRLIAQGLLQTPSAAMAEGLIDGLAPDRAALVERAMAFIAANPAPVAPWDRPGHRPPDCERHDGPIADTQAARLALDAIGAIASAVFDDGAAIESELFARCATSPAARALIGLRFVDRNTLRRRPADPAWSAAFTERLRETGPSPEAQARAALGQLRASAVLSAAAANVASVEAGFPAEQGGVLRFIATGGLGPLAAEDERRLAAVEAADRDILEQAAAG; the protein is encoded by the coding sequence ATGAGCGACTATCTTCGCCTGGCCGAAGAAAACGGCGTCCTGCTGGTCACGCTGGACGACCCGTCCGGACGGGCCAACCGCACCACGGCGCAGTTCAAGGACGCGTTCGGCGCGCTGCTCGACCGGATCGGCGCAACCCATGCCATGCCGCGCGGACTGATCCTTCTCTCCGCCAAGGCGTCCTTCGGTACAGGTGGCGACATCGCCGAAATGATGGGCGAGGCCGGTCGCGGCGGTGATGACAGCTTCGCCGACAGCCAACGCCTGAAGGCGCTGTTTCGCCGCGTCGAGAAGCTGGGCTGTCCGGTCGTGGCGCTGATCGAGGGCACGGCGGCGGGCGGAGGCTGGGAGCTCGCGCTTGCCTGCCATGCGCGCTTTAGCCTGCCGGGAGACGCGATCCGGCTCGGCCTGCCGGAGGTGGCCCTGGGGCTCGTGCCCGGCGGCGGCGGGCTTCAGCGTCTGCCGCATTGGCTCGGCGCACGGGCCGCAGGGAGGCTGATCGCGCAGGGGCTTCTGCAGACGCCGTCGGCTGCCATGGCCGAGGGCTTGATCGACGGGCTTGCGCCCGATCGCGCCGCGCTCGTCGAACGAGCGATGGCGTTCATTGCCGCAAACCCCGCGCCGGTTGCGCCCTGGGACCGTCCCGGGCATCGGCCGCCGGATTGCGAGCGCCATGACGGGCCGATCGCCGACACGCAGGCTGCGCGTCTTGCGCTCGATGCGATCGGCGCCATTGCCTCTGCGGTGTTCGACGATGGGGCGGCGATCGAATCCGAGCTCTTCGCCCGCTGCGCGACCTCGCCCGCCGCGCGGGCCCTGATCGGGCTCCGGTTCGTGGATCGCAACACGCTGCGCCGTCGCCCAGCCGACCCGGCCTGGAGTGCAGCCTTCACTGAGCGTCTGCGAGAGACGGGTCCCTCACCAGAGGCGCAGGCGCGCGCCGCACTCGGGCAATTGCGGGCGAGCGCGGTGCTTTCCGCCGCAGCGGCGAATGTCGCATCGGTCGAGGCGGGTTTCCCGGCCGAGCAGGGTGGCGTTCTGCGGTTCATTGCGACAGGCGGCCTCGGCCCGCTGGCGGCCGAAGACGAGCGGCGTCTGGCTGCTGTCGAGGCGGCCGATCGCGACATTCTGGAACAGGCGGCGGCAGGCTGA
- a CDS encoding IclR family transcriptional regulator, with product MPEWGALEDQDETPLGRAFRIVEILAAAPEAMTLTEIAAAAGLGVTTAHRQLASLTALGLVQKASGKTFVIGQRMHRLAGRLSQGRDVAVLAEPILCELAERFGETAFLARLDGSHVQLVETALPDVSGQAYAQPGRDMPLYAAASGKILLALQDEPFIARYLMLKRHAYTPATRTDEAAIRADIATARARHIAICDNEFDPGILSYATAIRDPQTGEPYAVAVFGLKERFGQVKPAAIETALINAGQKLSRVLRGA from the coding sequence ATGCCGGAGTGGGGCGCGTTGGAGGATCAGGACGAAACGCCGCTGGGCCGGGCCTTCAGAATCGTCGAGATTCTCGCCGCCGCTCCCGAAGCCATGACCTTGACCGAGATCGCAGCGGCCGCCGGGCTCGGCGTCACCACGGCGCATCGCCAGCTCGCCTCGCTCACTGCTCTGGGTCTCGTCCAGAAGGCCTCGGGCAAGACCTTCGTCATCGGCCAGCGAATGCATCGGCTCGCAGGCCGCCTGTCGCAGGGCCGGGACGTTGCTGTCCTCGCCGAGCCGATCTTGTGCGAGCTGGCCGAGCGGTTCGGCGAGACGGCGTTTCTGGCGCGGCTCGACGGCAGCCATGTCCAGCTCGTGGAGACCGCTCTGCCCGATGTCAGCGGCCAGGCCTATGCTCAGCCCGGGCGCGACATGCCGCTTTATGCGGCGGCGTCGGGCAAGATCCTGCTGGCGCTGCAGGACGAGCCTTTCATCGCTCGTTACCTGATGCTGAAGCGCCACGCCTATACGCCAGCGACACGGACCGACGAGGCGGCGATCCGCGCCGATATCGCCACGGCCCGCGCCCGCCACATCGCAATCTGCGACAACGAATTCGACCCGGGCATCCTGTCCTATGCGACGGCGATCCGCGATCCGCAGACGGGCGAGCCCTATGCGGTGGCGGTCTTCGGGCTGAAGGAACGCTTCGGGCAGGTCAAGCCAGCCGCCATCGAGACGGCCCTTATCAATGCGGGGCAAAAACTCTCGCGTGTGCTGCGCGGCGCTTAG
- a CDS encoding MaoC family dehydratase translates to MTDQIWFEDFESGAVLTSPERLITVADIDRWAALTGENHPVHMDEDFARAAGFLGRICHGLFSLALVEGLKAQIGVFDRSVTASLSWTDVRFLAPLYPGERVRLRLELVSKRATRTPGRGLATERGTLLKADGTEVVTGEHVVFLLNRPDRA, encoded by the coding sequence ATGACCGACCAGATCTGGTTCGAGGATTTCGAGTCCGGCGCCGTGCTCACCTCGCCCGAGCGGCTGATCACCGTTGCGGACATCGATCGCTGGGCGGCGCTGACCGGGGAAAATCACCCCGTCCATATGGACGAGGATTTCGCGCGCGCCGCCGGGTTTCTAGGGCGCATCTGCCACGGGCTCTTCTCACTGGCGCTGGTCGAGGGGTTGAAGGCGCAGATCGGCGTCTTCGACCGCTCGGTGACGGCCTCCCTGTCCTGGACCGATGTCCGTTTCCTGGCTCCGCTCTATCCCGGCGAGCGGGTCCGTCTGCGCCTCGAACTCGTCTCGAAACGCGCGACCAGGACGCCGGGCCGCGGGCTCGCGACCGAGCGGGGAACGCTGCTCAAGGCTGATGGAACCGAGGTGGTAACCGGTGAGCATGTCGTCTTCCTGCTGAATCGGCCCGACCGCGCATGA
- a CDS encoding long-chain-fatty-acid--CoA ligase codes for MPEQPLRSRSSRWPEEFDFHLPLPEGNAFGMLARSAARDPSHPAILYYGAMIAYGEVLAQAEALAGHLRHVCGVRKGDRVLVDLQNSPHYIIAFQAILRADAVVVPVNPMNTSVEIEHYLTDSGARTAILGDELLDRFAPLMPHLLDHAIVARYADALPARCNDPLPEVMLRPRTDLPPGFTPWTAAIAETRNAGPMTGTLDDLAVMPYTSGTTGRPKACRHPHRSLVFTGSLQAKWYGITPDSVMTAFMPLFHVAGMQASMSSGLSAGATLVLMTRWNRDLISPLFLRHGVTFWSAAPTMIVDVMASDSFDDRAFDRITVLTGGGSSMPSALAEQLQARYGLRFCEGYGLSETLSATHINPVRHPKPQCLGIPVFETLSMVVEPGGVTELPVGEVGEILISGPQIMQGYWRNPQADQDIFVEIGGRRWLRTGDMGWRDAEDYYFLSDRLKRMINVAGYKVWPAECEMLLYRHGDIQECAVIAVNDPRRGESVKAFVTLRKEARGKVSEEDVIAFARTVMAAYKLPRFVEFRDALPRTGSNKIDWRKLQEEEAAGEETRA; via the coding sequence ATGCCCGAGCAGCCGCTTCGTTCACGTTCGTCGCGTTGGCCGGAGGAGTTCGACTTCCATCTGCCCCTGCCCGAAGGCAACGCCTTCGGCATGCTCGCCCGTTCGGCGGCGCGCGATCCTTCGCATCCGGCCATCCTCTATTACGGAGCGATGATCGCCTATGGCGAGGTGCTGGCGCAGGCCGAGGCGCTGGCCGGCCATCTGCGCCATGTCTGCGGCGTGCGCAAAGGCGACCGCGTGCTGGTCGATCTGCAGAATTCGCCGCATTACATCATCGCCTTCCAGGCGATCTTGCGAGCCGATGCGGTCGTGGTGCCGGTCAATCCGATGAACACGAGCGTCGAGATCGAGCATTATCTCACCGACAGCGGCGCGCGCACCGCCATTCTCGGCGACGAGCTGCTCGACCGCTTCGCGCCGCTGATGCCCCACCTTCTCGACCATGCCATCGTCGCCCGCTACGCCGATGCGTTGCCGGCGCGCTGCAACGATCCGCTGCCCGAGGTGATGTTGCGTCCGCGAACCGATCTGCCGCCCGGGTTCACGCCCTGGACCGCAGCCATCGCCGAGACGCGCAATGCAGGCCCGATGACCGGCACGCTCGATGACCTCGCGGTGATGCCCTACACCTCTGGCACGACCGGACGGCCCAAGGCCTGCCGCCATCCGCATCGCTCCCTGGTCTTCACGGGGTCTCTCCAGGCGAAATGGTACGGGATCACGCCAGACAGCGTGATGACGGCCTTCATGCCGCTCTTCCATGTCGCGGGCATGCAGGCATCGATGTCGTCGGGTCTCTCGGCCGGCGCGACGCTGGTGCTGATGACCCGCTGGAACCGCGACCTGATCTCGCCGCTCTTCCTTCGTCACGGTGTGACCTTCTGGAGCGCGGCGCCGACGATGATCGTCGATGTGATGGCCTCGGATTCGTTCGACGACCGCGCCTTCGACAGGATCACGGTACTGACCGGTGGTGGATCCTCCATGCCCTCGGCGCTCGCCGAGCAATTGCAGGCCCGCTACGGTCTGCGCTTCTGCGAGGGCTACGGGCTTTCGGAGACGCTTTCAGCCACGCATATCAACCCGGTGCGCCACCCGAAGCCGCAATGCCTCGGTATTCCCGTCTTCGAGACGCTGTCGATGGTCGTCGAACCCGGCGGCGTCACGGAGCTGCCGGTGGGCGAGGTCGGGGAGATCCTGATCTCCGGTCCGCAGATCATGCAGGGCTATTGGCGCAACCCGCAAGCCGATCAGGACATATTCGTCGAGATCGGCGGGCGGCGCTGGCTGCGCACGGGCGACATGGGGTGGCGCGACGCCGAGGACTATTATTTCCTGTCGGACCGGCTGAAGCGGATGATCAATGTCGCGGGCTACAAGGTCTGGCCCGCCGAATGCGAGATGCTGCTTTACCGCCATGGCGACATCCAGGAATGCGCGGTCATCGCGGTGAACGACCCAAGGCGCGGCGAGAGCGTCAAAGCCTTCGTCACCCTGCGCAAGGAGGCGCGTGGCAAGGTCAGCGAGGAGGATGTCATCGCGTTCGCCCGCACCGTCATGGCCGCCTACAAACTGCCGCGCTTCGTCGAGTTCCGGGACGCGCTGCCCCGCACCGGTTCGAACAAGATCGACTGGCGTAAGCTGCAGGAGGAAGAGGCGGCCGGCGAGGAGACACGCGCATGA
- a CDS encoding Zn-dependent hydrolase, which translates to MTGPDVALRADFEALAGIGRDPAGGWSRPGWSPQEQAAHDWFADRARAAGLSVRQDAFGNSIARREGSEDLPAIAMGSHLDTVRNGGLYDGALGVLVALEAARRIAPGPRPLEIIAFRDEEGRFGPFTGSRAMTGELDEAGLERLRDGEGVLLADAMAAVGYRPDGPRAAARDLSGIAAWLEVHIEQGPVLEAAGLPLGVVTAIAGQRRLSLRFTGVAGHAGTVPMDGRRDAFQAAARFAVAFNEMIHSEGEGARGTIGIVRITPNQGNVVPGEARLSLEIRDADNGRLDRLAGRVAALADDAAVATRTSVSVKQAYASAPVAMSATLIAAFEAAAVDCGHASCRLLSGANHDAGVVGRHLPAGMLFVPSRGGVSHAPDEHTDWPPIAAAAEVLSHAAANLLQSRAIRD; encoded by the coding sequence ATGACGGGACCAGACGTAGCGCTCCGCGCCGATTTCGAGGCGCTGGCTGGCATCGGCCGCGATCCCGCGGGCGGCTGGTCGCGCCCCGGCTGGAGTCCGCAGGAACAGGCGGCACATGACTGGTTCGCCGACCGCGCCCGGGCGGCGGGGCTGTCTGTCCGGCAGGACGCCTTCGGCAACAGCATCGCCCGCCGCGAGGGCAGCGAGGATCTGCCGGCGATCGCAATGGGCTCTCATCTCGATACGGTGCGCAATGGCGGGCTCTATGACGGGGCGCTCGGTGTGCTGGTCGCGCTCGAGGCCGCAAGGCGGATCGCGCCCGGCCCCAGGCCGCTTGAGATCATCGCGTTCCGCGATGAGGAGGGACGGTTCGGCCCGTTCACGGGATCGCGGGCGATGACGGGGGAGCTGGACGAGGCGGGCTTGGAACGGCTGCGCGACGGCGAGGGAGTCTTGCTGGCCGATGCCATGGCTGCGGTCGGGTATCGCCCGGACGGGCCACGCGCTGCGGCACGCGACCTCTCGGGCATCGCCGCCTGGCTCGAAGTCCATATCGAACAGGGGCCTGTGCTCGAGGCTGCCGGACTGCCGCTCGGCGTCGTCACCGCCATCGCCGGACAGCGCCGGCTGTCTTTGCGCTTTACCGGCGTTGCAGGCCATGCCGGCACCGTGCCGATGGACGGACGGCGTGATGCGTTTCAGGCCGCAGCCCGCTTTGCCGTCGCGTTCAATGAGATGATCCACAGCGAAGGCGAGGGCGCGCGCGGCACCATCGGCATCGTGCGCATCACCCCAAACCAGGGCAACGTCGTTCCCGGCGAGGCGCGCCTGTCGCTGGAGATCCGCGATGCCGATAACGGCAGGCTGGACAGGCTGGCCGGCAGGGTCGCCGCTCTCGCCGACGACGCGGCGGTTGCGACCAGGACAAGTGTCTCGGTCAAGCAGGCCTACGCCTCGGCGCCGGTTGCGATGAGCGCGACGCTGATCGCTGCGTTCGAGGCGGCAGCAGTCGACTGCGGACACGCCTCTTGCCGCCTGCTCTCGGGCGCCAATCATGACGCCGGCGTGGTGGGGCGGCATCTGCCGGCAGGCATGCTGTTCGTGCCGTCGCGCGGCGGCGTCAGCCACGCGCCCGACGAGCATACGGACTGGCCGCCGATCGCGGCGGCCGCCGAGGTGCTGAGCCATGCAGCCGCCAATCTGCTGCAATCCCGCGCGATCCGAGACTGA